The region CTGTGCTTCGTCGATCTCGAACAGGGGGGCAGTCCGGCGCGGGTCTTCGAGATCTGTCGCGCGGGGCTCGAGCGTGTCCGGGGCTGTCGTCTGGTGTGGTGGACCATGCCGCTCATGACGAGCGGGAACCGGCTGCGCAACGACTACAACGCGCGCGTGCGCGCCTACTGCCGCGCCAGGGGCGTGCCGCTCTTCGACCTCGCCGACATCGAGTCGCACGGCCCAGGGGGCGAAGAGGCCCGCGACGCGCAGGGGCCTTGTCTGCATCGGGCCTGGGCGAGCGACGAGGGGCACCTCAACGACGCCGGCGCCGCGCAGGCGGCACGGGCCTGGTGGGTGCTGCTGACCCGCCTGCCGTGACGTCGACGGGGC is a window of Pseudomonadota bacterium DNA encoding:
- a CDS encoding SGNH/GDSL hydrolase family protein; translated protein: MIRTRVVSMVLLLTLFMSGQARADAPVIDHTACAQAPRLSQAALDQARRLSVVFGHQSVGGNILEGLNAMAEHAPSRYRLPRLNAFEIGENGDPASKVNDFVRRLGRLRCDVAMMKLCFVDLEQGGSPARVFEICRAGLERVRGCRLVWWTMPLMTSGNRLRNDYNARVRAYCRARGVPLFDLADIESHGPGGEEARDAQGPCLHRAWASDEGHLNDAGAAQAARAWWVLLTRLP